A region of Staphylococcus sp. IVB6181 DNA encodes the following proteins:
- the lip gene encoding YSIRK-targeted triacylglycerol lipase — MKQHPYRISKLTIGTSSMIAASLFFADHHAAHASGSAPVSSDSSAAQATTQSIAQPDSSGESTEQTSRSEAVQPSQGVVHTQIENNNQPQNTSSINSGQTNKEQPQTTQAPTTDTSQSETTPSKETEPSPAQSPEPTQNEEQAQVAPQTETEHPVQNTKETEADTEEVVQTQAPTESQQTVKVPENNTTTQTPKSTTSSVTPETAPTAQQQPEPKSTTNTQSQQQVKAPDQTATTQNSGQVQYKNQDPIILVHGFNGLVGDNAAPSSGNYWGGNRTDIQQDLRDNGYNVHEANVGAYSSNYDRAVELYYYIKGGRVDYGAAHSQKYGHERYGKTYEGVYPQWQPGQKVHLVGHSMGGQTIRQMEEFLRNGNQEEIDYHQQHGGTISPLFEGGKGNMVSSIYTVASPHNGTHAADLLGNEALIRQILYDNAKLQGNKYSQVDYGLSQWGMKQGENESYTDYVDRVRAKSKIWTTTDNALYDLTREGAQKLNENTTLNPNIVYKSYSGESTRPGILDRQRSDIHMATSKVLTGNVIGKVDDKEWRENDGLVSVISAQHPFNQNATPMTEQPQKGVWQVNALQHDWDHGDFVGSDALESQITPETLRAYWLDIADELVQNEAVTR, encoded by the coding sequence ATGAAACAACATCCATATCGTATAAGTAAATTAACTATCGGTACATCATCTATGATTGCTGCGTCTTTATTCTTTGCAGATCATCATGCGGCGCATGCATCTGGAAGTGCACCTGTATCATCTGATTCATCTGCAGCACAAGCTACGACACAATCTATAGCACAACCAGATTCATCTGGTGAAAGTACTGAACAAACAAGTCGTTCAGAAGCTGTACAACCTTCACAAGGTGTAGTACATACTCAAATAGAAAATAACAATCAACCACAGAATACATCCTCAATTAATAGTGGACAAACAAATAAAGAACAACCGCAAACAACACAAGCGCCAACAACTGATACATCTCAATCAGAAACAACACCATCAAAAGAAACTGAGCCTTCGCCTGCACAATCACCAGAACCAACACAAAACGAGGAACAAGCACAAGTTGCACCGCAAACAGAAACTGAACATCCAGTACAAAATACTAAAGAAACAGAAGCGGATACTGAAGAAGTGGTTCAAACGCAAGCACCGACTGAATCACAACAAACAGTAAAAGTTCCTGAAAATAATACAACAACACAAACTCCTAAAAGTACTACTTCATCTGTAACACCTGAGACTGCACCGACTGCACAACAACAGCCAGAACCCAAATCAACAACAAATACCCAGTCTCAGCAGCAAGTCAAGGCACCTGACCAAACAGCAACAACTCAAAATTCAGGGCAAGTACAATACAAGAATCAAGATCCGATTATTTTAGTACATGGCTTTAATGGTTTAGTGGGTGATAATGCGGCACCTTCCAGCGGCAACTATTGGGGCGGCAACCGTACAGATATTCAACAGGACTTGCGCGATAATGGCTACAACGTACATGAAGCTAATGTCGGTGCCTACAGCAGCAACTATGACCGTGCAGTTGAACTTTATTACTATATTAAAGGCGGCAGAGTCGACTATGGTGCTGCACATTCTCAGAAATACGGACATGAACGTTACGGAAAGACTTATGAAGGGGTTTATCCCCAATGGCAGCCTGGTCAAAAGGTACATTTAGTCGGTCATAGTATGGGCGGTCAAACAATTCGCCAAATGGAAGAGTTCTTACGAAACGGCAACCAAGAAGAAATCGATTATCACCAGCAGCATGGCGGTACGATTTCACCGTTATTCGAAGGCGGGAAAGGCAATATGGTGAGCTCAATTTATACAGTGGCTTCACCGCATAATGGGACACATGCGGCTGACCTTCTAGGCAACGAAGCACTGATTCGCCAAATTCTATATGATAATGCGAAATTGCAAGGCAATAAATATTCGCAAGTAGACTACGGGTTGTCTCAATGGGGGATGAAACAAGGAGAGAATGAATCGTATACAGACTATGTAGACCGTGTCAGAGCGAAAAGTAAAATTTGGACAACAACAGACAATGCTTTATATGACCTCACACGTGAAGGGGCACAAAAGCTGAATGAAAATACGACACTTAACCCAAATATTGTTTATAAATCTTATTCAGGAGAATCGACACGTCCAGGAATCTTAGACAGACAACGTTCTGATATTCATATGGCAACTTCTAAAGTATTGACTGGGAATGTCATCGGCAAAGTAGATGACAAAGAATGGCGTGAAAATGACGGACTGGTTTCAGTGATTTCAGCGCAGCATCCATTTAACCAAAATGCTACACCTATGACAGAACAGCCTCAAAAAGGCGTGTGGCAAGTCAACGCGCTGCAGCATGATTGGGATCACGGAGACTTTGTAGGATCAGATGCACTGGAATCGCAAATTACACCAGAAACGCTGCGTGCTTATTGGTTGGATATCGCAGATGAACTCGTTCAAAACGAAGCTGTAACGAGATAA
- a CDS encoding acetylornithine transaminase, giving the protein MSKLFQNYKRAQIEFVKAEGNVLIDTEGKHYLDFSSGIGVTNLGFHPYVEAALQQQADQIWHTPNIYLNQLQEEVTEKLMGDTEYLAFFCNSGAEANEAAIKLARKATGKQEIITFKQSFHGRTFGSMSATGQDKIKHGFGDGVPHFKYAAFNDLESVKQLITTDTAAIMLELIQGESGIIIADQAFVQGLVQLCKDKNILLIVDEVQTGMGRTGKLFAFEHYHIEPDIYTLAKGLGNGVPVGAMLGKAELGPAFDYGSHGSTFGGNKLAMAASSATLNVMKSPDFLAKSFEKGEYLKRQLQEKLKDKSSVIEVRGLGHMIGIETTQPLNEAVENARSKGLIVLTAGTNVIRLLPPLTLSKEEIDQGIHILVDVLT; this is encoded by the coding sequence ATGAGCAAACTATTTCAAAATTATAAACGTGCACAAATTGAATTCGTGAAGGCAGAAGGCAATGTATTAATCGATACCGAAGGCAAGCATTATTTAGATTTTTCTTCTGGTATCGGTGTAACGAACTTAGGCTTTCACCCCTATGTAGAAGCAGCACTCCAACAACAAGCAGATCAGATATGGCACACACCAAATATTTACTTAAACCAACTTCAAGAAGAAGTGACAGAGAAGTTGATGGGTGACACAGAGTATTTAGCTTTCTTTTGTAATAGCGGGGCAGAAGCGAATGAAGCAGCTATCAAACTTGCACGTAAAGCGACAGGAAAACAAGAAATCATAACCTTTAAACAATCTTTTCATGGCAGAACGTTTGGTTCTATGTCTGCGACAGGGCAAGATAAAATCAAACATGGCTTTGGAGATGGTGTACCGCACTTTAAATATGCGGCATTTAATGATTTAGAAAGTGTGAAACAACTGATTACAACAGATACGGCTGCTATTATGCTTGAGCTGATTCAAGGCGAGTCTGGGATTATTATTGCGGATCAAGCTTTTGTTCAAGGCCTTGTACAGCTCTGCAAAGATAAGAATATCTTGTTGATTGTTGATGAAGTACAAACAGGAATGGGACGTACGGGTAAACTTTTCGCATTCGAGCATTATCATATCGAACCTGATATCTATACTCTCGCAAAAGGTTTAGGCAATGGTGTACCAGTAGGGGCGATGTTAGGCAAAGCTGAATTAGGACCAGCTTTTGATTACGGCAGTCATGGTTCGACTTTCGGCGGTAATAAATTAGCAATGGCCGCAAGTTCTGCGACATTAAATGTGATGAAATCCCCTGACTTTCTTGCGAAAAGCTTTGAAAAAGGCGAATACCTGAAAAGACAATTACAAGAAAAACTGAAAGATAAATCCTCTGTCATTGAAGTACGCGGACTGGGACATATGATAGGTATAGAGACAACACAACCCCTGAACGAAGCAGTAGAAAACGCAAGATCAAAAGGATTGATTGTACTCACTGCAGGCACTAACGTCATTCGCTTACTGCCGCCTTTAACTTTAAGCAAAGAAGAAATTGATCAAGGTATCCATATATTAGTTGATGTTTTAACATAA
- a CDS encoding GNAT family N-acetyltransferase, which produces MTEVKHGKNRFYVGNSENDFQALMTYVPTSPDMFIIDHTEVSEALRGQRVGYALVEAAVNYARENDMKIVPLCPFAKSVFDKTPEYADVLKK; this is translated from the coding sequence ATGACAGAAGTTAAACATGGCAAGAATAGATTTTATGTAGGCAACAGCGAAAATGACTTTCAAGCATTGATGACATATGTACCGACTAGTCCGGATATGTTTATTATTGATCATACTGAGGTATCAGAAGCACTGCGCGGGCAACGTGTAGGTTACGCGCTTGTAGAAGCAGCGGTAAATTATGCAAGAGAGAATGATATGAAAATCGTTCCTTTATGCCCGTTTGCGAAAAGCGTATTCGATAAAACACCTGAATATGCGGATGTATTAAAAAAATAA
- a CDS encoding transporter suffix domain-containing protein yields the protein MKTNQANNKSKSGKFKFGLILLVIGLAMYGIAAITGFLPIDLKLKGILIAAILIIAEVVNIVAIILLGKEVVKRYKSKLNPKNWFKKKETVQISDEQVNIEKTDEDKYNEDNVVVLNKEAKGSRIYGTTKHLSNRKYSPGNN from the coding sequence ATGAAAACAAATCAAGCAAATAATAAAAGCAAATCAGGAAAATTCAAATTCGGTCTTATTCTCTTAGTCATTGGTCTCGCTATGTATGGTATTGCTGCAATAACAGGGTTCTTACCTATTGATCTAAAATTGAAAGGTATATTGATTGCTGCAATTCTTATCATTGCAGAGGTCGTTAATATTGTTGCAATTATATTACTTGGAAAAGAAGTCGTTAAAAGATATAAAAGCAAATTGAATCCGAAAAATTGGTTTAAAAAGAAAGAAACAGTACAAATTTCAGATGAACAAGTGAATATTGAGAAAACAGATGAAGACAAATATAATGAAGATAACGTCGTTGTTTTAAATAAAGAAGCTAAAGGAAGTCGTATATATGGAACAACAAAACATCTCTCAAATAGAAAGTATAGCCCAGGAAATAACTAA
- the rbsK gene encoding ribokinase, which yields MTNKVVILGSTNVDQFLTVERYAKPGETLHVKEGQKKYGGGKGANQAIATARMNADTTFISKVGKDGLADFMFDGFKEAGMNTEYITESETADTGQAFITVDKDGSNTIYVYGGANMDITPEDVEQAEAVIKAADYVVAQLEVPVPAIIRAFEIAREHNVTTILNPAPASELPESLLKLIDVIIPNEFEAEILSGIPVKDENSMAQNADYFLNLGIKVVLITIGAQGTYYAVKGNSGLVKAYKVDVVDTTAAGDTFIGAFVSAFDMKQMNLEKAIDFANKAASYTVQKSGAQISIPFAKDIK from the coding sequence ATGACGAATAAAGTAGTAATTTTAGGATCAACGAATGTGGATCAGTTCCTAACAGTTGAGCGTTATGCCAAACCAGGCGAAACGCTTCACGTCAAAGAAGGACAAAAGAAATACGGTGGCGGTAAAGGTGCCAACCAAGCGATTGCGACAGCACGTATGAACGCAGATACCACATTTATTTCAAAAGTCGGCAAAGATGGTTTAGCAGACTTTATGTTTGATGGTTTCAAAGAAGCAGGTATGAATACTGAATATATTACAGAATCAGAAACAGCAGATACCGGCCAAGCGTTTATTACAGTCGATAAAGACGGCAGTAATACAATTTACGTCTATGGCGGTGCGAATATGGATATTACACCTGAAGATGTAGAACAAGCTGAAGCAGTAATTAAAGCAGCGGATTATGTAGTGGCACAATTAGAAGTCCCTGTACCGGCAATCATCCGTGCATTTGAAATTGCACGCGAACACAACGTTACAACAATTTTAAACCCTGCACCTGCAAGTGAATTGCCAGAATCACTGTTAAAACTCATCGATGTGATTATTCCGAATGAATTTGAAGCTGAAATTCTATCAGGTATTCCAGTGAAAGATGAAAACTCAATGGCACAAAATGCAGACTACTTCTTAAACTTAGGCATTAAAGTCGTTTTGATTACAATAGGTGCACAAGGTACGTATTACGCTGTAAAAGGCAACTCTGGCCTTGTAAAAGCTTATAAAGTAGATGTAGTAGATACAACCGCTGCAGGCGATACATTCATCGGTGCCTTTGTCAGTGCTTTTGATATGAAACAAATGAATCTAGAAAAGGCCATTGATTTTGCGAATAAAGCAGCTTCTTACACAGTTCAAAAATCAGGTGCACAGATTTCAATTCCATTCGCAAAAGATATTAAGTAG
- a CDS encoding CPBP family intramembrane glutamic endopeptidase, translating to MVNLVSSIMFMLVHVTNPNITLIGIANIFLAGIFLSLVYRLDGSIWSVAGFHIIWNFVQNSLYGINVSGNSLGLSIMNTHYLKDNYLTGGSMGIEGSIFVTGCFVIIILYLVRKIKVQKIQS from the coding sequence TTGGTTAATCTCGTTTCATCAATTATGTTTATGTTAGTACATGTGACTAATCCTAATATTACGTTGATTGGTATCGCAAATATTTTCTTGGCAGGTATCTTTTTAAGTTTGGTTTATAGATTAGACGGATCTATATGGTCAGTTGCAGGTTTCCATATCATCTGGAATTTTGTACAAAACTCACTATACGGTATCAATGTCAGCGGTAATTCATTGGGATTGAGTATCATGAATACACACTATCTGAAAGACAACTATTTAACAGGAGGAAGTATGGGAATTGAAGGCAGTATTTTTGTAACTGGATGCTTTGTTATAATCATTCTCTACCTTGTTAGAAAAATAAAAGTACAAAAGATACAATCATAG
- the rbsD gene encoding D-ribose pyranase codes for MKKTPVLNSYVSQAIATIGHYDLLTINDAGMPIPNDERRIDLAVTKALPRFIDVLETVLSELKVQKIYLAEEIKTNNPKQLKAIKGLLEEDVEIEFIPHSEMKAYLSHPLNKGNIRTGEITPFSNIILESNVTF; via the coding sequence ATGAAGAAAACCCCTGTATTAAATAGTTATGTATCTCAAGCTATCGCAACAATCGGACATTATGATTTACTTACAATTAATGATGCCGGCATGCCGATACCAAATGATGAACGCAGAATCGATTTAGCAGTAACGAAAGCACTGCCGCGTTTCATTGATGTATTAGAAACAGTGTTGAGCGAATTAAAAGTTCAAAAAATCTATTTAGCTGAAGAAATCAAAACAAATAATCCAAAACAATTAAAAGCGATTAAAGGATTGCTTGAAGAAGATGTGGAAATTGAATTTATTCCTCATTCAGAAATGAAAGCATATCTGAGTCATCCTTTAAATAAAGGTAATATCCGTACAGGCGAAATCACACCATTTTCAAATATTATTTTAGAATCTAATGTGACTTTTTAG
- the sph gene encoding sphingomyelin phosphodiesterase, with the protein MLGYGNYMQAQNHTYPNDLKLTTHNVYFMPRALYPNWGQVQRAQLIPKADYMQNQDVVILNELFDETASQELRNQLKEQYPYQTPTVGKDQSEAWHQTSGNYVSARFTSGGVGLVSKWPIERQEQHIYTTKGCGADALANKGFAYIKINKNGHPYHIIGTHLQAEDSTCSKGKDKEVRANQMKEIQQFIKEKQIPENEAVFIGGDLNVIKGTEEYQAMFQNLNAAQPTSYQGVQYSWDTSTNGIANYNYPKLSPQHLDYILPEKNHAQPDTWNQKVHQEKSPKWTVKSWGKTYEYNDYSDHYPVSASSD; encoded by the coding sequence ATGTTGGGTTATGGCAATTACATGCAAGCACAAAATCATACATATCCTAATGACTTAAAGTTGACGACACACAACGTTTATTTCATGCCGCGTGCACTGTATCCTAATTGGGGGCAAGTTCAAAGAGCACAGTTAATACCCAAAGCAGACTATATGCAAAATCAAGATGTTGTTATCTTGAATGAACTTTTTGACGAAACCGCATCACAAGAACTTAGAAATCAATTAAAAGAACAGTACCCGTACCAAACACCAACAGTAGGTAAAGACCAAAGCGAAGCATGGCATCAGACTTCGGGGAATTATGTATCAGCACGATTTACGAGCGGAGGTGTGGGGCTTGTCAGTAAATGGCCGATTGAACGTCAAGAACAACATATCTATACTACAAAAGGATGCGGTGCGGATGCATTAGCTAATAAAGGATTTGCCTATATTAAAATTAATAAAAACGGACATCCATATCATATTATAGGAACACATCTTCAAGCAGAAGATAGTACATGTTCTAAAGGAAAAGATAAAGAAGTCCGAGCGAATCAAATGAAAGAGATTCAGCAGTTTATTAAAGAAAAACAAATTCCTGAAAATGAAGCGGTCTTTATTGGCGGAGATTTAAATGTGATTAAAGGGACAGAAGAATATCAAGCAATGTTCCAAAACTTAAATGCAGCACAACCTACAAGTTATCAAGGTGTACAGTATTCTTGGGATACAAGTACGAATGGTATTGCAAATTATAATTATCCGAAACTATCGCCGCAGCATTTGGATTACATCTTGCCTGAAAAAAATCATGCACAACCTGACACTTGGAATCAAAAAGTACATCAAGAAAAATCTCCGAAATGGACGGTTAAGTCTTGGGGTAAAACATACGAGTACAATGATTATTCGGATCATTACCCCGTTTCAGCATCATCTGATTAA
- the rbsR gene encoding ribose utilization transcriptional repressor RbsR has product MKKVSIKDVAKEAGVSLTTVSHILNHKQERFSQATIDKVLTAKDKLNYIPNKNAQQLRGHTIKLIGVLVPSLTNPFFSAIMQSMEQHKPDYVDLFFLSTSGDHLEHNIKHLVERGMDGLVIARLIDQPESMNNYLERHNVPYVVLDQSEDNGYTDIIRTDEQTGGALAAEHLIHLNHQHIAIVHPNEMMSNMQARVKGFEDYCKTHNIPMPVKIETKLSPSGGKQIAEQIIQSNVTAVFAINDEMAIGILRGLREHGKSVPEDISVVGYDNISFSQYMTPALTTVAQPIALIGETALRLIVKKVTDKAQGVERVELPNKLVIRETTDYLNE; this is encoded by the coding sequence ATGAAGAAAGTATCAATTAAAGATGTCGCAAAAGAAGCAGGTGTATCCTTAACAACGGTTTCGCACATTTTAAATCATAAACAAGAACGCTTTTCTCAAGCGACAATTGATAAAGTTTTAACGGCTAAAGATAAATTAAATTACATACCAAATAAAAATGCCCAACAATTAAGAGGTCATACGATTAAATTGATCGGTGTCTTAGTACCTAGTTTAACGAATCCCTTCTTTTCAGCTATTATGCAAAGTATGGAACAACATAAACCGGATTACGTGGATTTATTCTTCTTAAGTACTTCAGGCGACCATTTAGAACACAACATCAAGCATTTAGTCGAAAGAGGAATGGATGGTTTAGTTATTGCCCGTTTAATCGACCAGCCTGAAAGTATGAACAACTATTTAGAACGGCATAATGTACCTTATGTTGTATTGGATCAAAGTGAAGATAATGGCTATACCGATATTATTCGAACTGATGAACAAACAGGCGGTGCTTTAGCCGCAGAGCATTTAATCCACCTCAACCATCAACACATAGCTATCGTTCACCCTAATGAAATGATGTCGAATATGCAAGCACGTGTAAAAGGTTTCGAAGATTACTGCAAAACACACAATATTCCTATGCCGGTAAAAATAGAAACAAAATTATCTCCATCCGGCGGTAAACAAATTGCAGAACAAATTATCCAAAGCAATGTGACAGCTGTTTTTGCGATTAATGATGAAATGGCTATCGGTATATTGCGTGGTCTAAGAGAACATGGGAAATCTGTCCCTGAAGATATCTCAGTAGTAGGCTATGACAATATCAGTTTCTCACAATACATGACACCTGCATTGACGACTGTGGCACAACCGATTGCGTTAATAGGCGAAACTGCATTAAGACTGATTGTGAAGAAAGTTACGGACAAAGCACAAGGTGTAGAACGTGTTGAACTGCCGAATAAATTGGTAATCAGAGAAACAACCGATTATTTAAATGAATAA
- the rbsU gene encoding ribose/proton symporter RbsU has product MNIVALLIGLGPLLGWGLFPTIASKFGGKPVHQIIGTTVGTLIFALVFAGITAQHFPTGMNLIFALLSGAGWCFGQILTFKAFELIGSSRAMPVTTAFQLLGASLWGVFALGNWPGVTNKIIGFVALIVILIGARMTVWSEHPEAQNSGQLRKAVVILLIGEIGYWLYSAAPQATDIGGKAAFLPQAMGMVLVAVIYGLVFIKKDNPFKNKITWLQIISGFFFAFAALTYLISAQPDMNGLATGFILSQTSVVLATLTGIYFLNQRKTKKEMAITVIGLVLILAAATVTVFIK; this is encoded by the coding sequence ATGAATATAGTCGCTTTGCTTATTGGTTTAGGACCGTTGCTTGGTTGGGGTTTATTCCCGACAATAGCTTCTAAATTCGGAGGTAAGCCGGTTCACCAAATCATCGGTACAACCGTAGGGACGTTGATTTTCGCATTAGTCTTTGCGGGTATTACAGCACAGCATTTCCCTACAGGCATGAATCTAATCTTTGCACTGCTTTCAGGTGCAGGCTGGTGTTTCGGACAGATTTTAACGTTTAAAGCATTTGAATTAATCGGATCATCCAGAGCTATGCCGGTCACAACAGCCTTCCAGCTTTTAGGCGCATCTTTATGGGGTGTATTTGCCCTAGGGAACTGGCCGGGTGTGACAAATAAAATTATCGGCTTTGTCGCATTAATCGTTATTTTAATCGGTGCACGTATGACAGTTTGGAGTGAACATCCAGAAGCACAAAACAGTGGACAGTTAAGAAAAGCAGTTGTCATTTTACTGATTGGTGAAATCGGTTATTGGCTGTATTCAGCTGCACCGCAAGCGACAGACATCGGTGGTAAAGCAGCCTTTTTACCGCAAGCCATGGGTATGGTTTTAGTCGCAGTCATTTATGGCTTAGTCTTTATCAAAAAGGACAATCCATTTAAAAACAAAATTACTTGGCTTCAAATTATTTCAGGTTTCTTCTTCGCATTTGCGGCTTTAACTTATTTAATTTCAGCCCAACCGGATATGAACGGTTTAGCAACAGGCTTTATTTTATCTCAAACATCTGTAGTACTTGCGACATTAACAGGTATTTATTTCTTGAATCAACGCAAAACCAAAAAAGAAATGGCAATCACAGTCATTGGTTTGGTTCTGATTTTAGCTGCGGCTACAGTCACAGTCTTTATTAAATAA
- a CDS encoding type II CAAX prenyl endopeptidase Rce1 family protein, with protein MNNQFQQEYQGNWLKFSFITVGLFILGSFIAAPFYWLIAQNPVKDILMVAIAFLAESLLLLVFVLKVEKNDLTTIGIKKLNIGSNLMRGGSFAFVFMLLIIVGLTAMHMIELNLNIMHAALIVNVLLTFPAFCIQATTEELFFRGYLQTRLTKRYGDVFWLISFHQLCLC; from the coding sequence ATGAACAATCAATTTCAACAAGAGTATCAAGGCAATTGGTTAAAATTTTCGTTTATCACAGTAGGACTCTTTATTTTAGGCAGCTTTATAGCTGCACCATTTTATTGGCTGATAGCACAAAACCCAGTGAAAGATATATTAATGGTAGCAATAGCATTTTTAGCAGAATCCTTATTATTATTGGTCTTTGTGTTAAAAGTTGAAAAAAATGATTTAACAACAATAGGGATTAAGAAACTGAATATAGGAAGTAACTTAATGAGAGGCGGCAGTTTTGCATTTGTGTTTATGTTGTTAATTATTGTTGGTTTAACAGCAATGCACATGATTGAACTGAACTTAAATATCATGCACGCAGCATTGATAGTAAATGTTCTTTTGACATTTCCAGCATTTTGTATTCAAGCAACGACTGAAGAACTTTTCTTTCGAGGGTACTTACAAACGAGATTAACCAAAAGATATGGGGATGTCTTTTGGTTAATCTCGTTTCATCAATTATGTTTATGTTAG
- a CDS encoding (4Fe-4S)-binding protein, with protein sequence MRKNYTSEAIDVSFEPARCIHAAECVKNLSQVFDTKIRPWIDPSKASADEIARVVELCPSGALEYNRKDGKPNEHHNHTEISIGDDNQIIVKGEFTLNHNGETLHLNRALLKGGTNVSDNPFYTLDGK encoded by the coding sequence ATGAGAAAAAATTATACGAGCGAAGCCATTGATGTCTCTTTTGAACCTGCACGTTGTATTCATGCAGCTGAATGTGTTAAGAACTTATCACAAGTATTCGATACGAAAATACGCCCATGGATTGACCCAAGCAAAGCGAGCGCAGATGAAATTGCACGTGTTGTAGAACTTTGCCCAAGCGGCGCATTAGAATATAACCGTAAAGACGGCAAACCTAATGAACACCATAATCATACTGAAATTTCTATCGGCGATGATAACCAAATCATTGTCAAAGGTGAATTCACACTAAATCATAATGGTGAAACATTACATTTAAACCGTGCGTTGCTAAAAGGCGGCACAAATGTGAGCGACAACCCGTTCTACACTTTAGACGGTAAATAA